The following are encoded in a window of Solidesulfovibrio magneticus RS-1 genomic DNA:
- a CDS encoding 4Fe-4S ferredoxin: protein MDERQVMETDIVCVGFGPAMGGFLTTLARGIVNENGSPVMESDLMPGMPPQVICYERADDIGVGVSGVVSKARAIRETLPDLDPACLPMCAPITEEKVVYLLDPHGASRRPLPMKAADAAFKLLGGRFPGCTYRDFSWELPYIPPFLNKHDGLTFSIGQFNQWVGNNVMATGAAQIWPSSPVAAPIIEHRKVVGVRLADQGVDKAGKPDAAYMPGMDVRAKLTVVGDGPVGPVGRAIDDARGLPIGHHQRDYAVGMKVVVDLPGHCPLKPGTVIHTIGYPEPEIFGFLYVLPDRKASLGIFVPSWFDNPARTAYRYLQHWMQHPYLWKYLKGGTLTSFGAKTLQESGKNGEPYLVGDGYARIGEGSGTTNVLTGSGVDEAWASGVMLGQAVVQLLEQGLPFTNENLEKTYVARRRASWLEAEAKQARRSREAFASGFIPGVVGMAISGLTKGALCWPADSEPVHKRIPSIEEYYRGRISCEEIARIRKDCTAKGLALHDALMDRVGWPAIEYDGKLLISHQDALLIGGKVQAAPGYADHVTFEDHDTCRACCEKTCIEACSGQAITTNPDDGVPLFDREKCLHCGACLWNCSKPSKIDPERTNVRFTAGAGGLHSAEN from the coding sequence ATGGATGAGCGGCAGGTCATGGAAACGGACATTGTCTGCGTCGGCTTCGGGCCGGCCATGGGCGGGTTTCTGACCACGCTCGCCCGGGGCATCGTCAACGAGAACGGCTCCCCGGTCATGGAAAGCGACCTCATGCCCGGCATGCCGCCCCAGGTCATCTGCTACGAGCGCGCCGACGACATCGGCGTGGGCGTCTCGGGCGTGGTCTCCAAGGCCCGGGCCATCCGCGAAACCCTGCCCGACCTCGACCCGGCTTGCCTGCCCATGTGCGCGCCCATCACCGAGGAAAAGGTCGTCTACCTCCTCGATCCCCACGGAGCCAGCCGCCGGCCGCTGCCCATGAAAGCCGCCGACGCCGCCTTCAAGCTCCTTGGCGGGCGCTTCCCGGGCTGCACCTACAGGGATTTCTCCTGGGAACTGCCGTACATCCCGCCGTTTCTCAACAAGCACGACGGCCTGACCTTCTCCATCGGCCAGTTCAATCAGTGGGTCGGCAACAACGTCATGGCTACCGGCGCGGCCCAGATCTGGCCCTCCTCCCCCGTGGCCGCGCCCATCATCGAGCACCGCAAGGTCGTGGGCGTGCGCCTGGCCGACCAGGGCGTGGACAAAGCCGGCAAGCCCGACGCCGCCTACATGCCCGGCATGGACGTGCGCGCCAAGCTGACCGTGGTCGGCGACGGCCCGGTGGGTCCCGTGGGCCGCGCCATCGACGACGCCCGGGGGCTGCCCATCGGCCACCACCAGCGCGACTACGCCGTGGGCATGAAGGTCGTGGTGGACCTGCCCGGCCATTGCCCCTTGAAGCCCGGCACGGTCATCCACACCATCGGCTACCCCGAACCGGAAATTTTCGGCTTCCTCTACGTCCTGCCCGACCGCAAGGCCTCGCTTGGCATCTTCGTGCCCAGCTGGTTCGACAACCCCGCGCGCACCGCCTACCGCTACCTCCAGCACTGGATGCAGCATCCCTACCTCTGGAAATACTTGAAAGGCGGCACGCTGACCTCCTTCGGGGCCAAGACGCTCCAGGAATCCGGCAAAAACGGCGAACCCTACCTCGTCGGCGACGGCTACGCCCGCATCGGCGAAGGTTCCGGCACCACCAACGTGCTCACCGGCTCCGGCGTGGACGAAGCCTGGGCCTCGGGCGTCATGCTCGGCCAGGCCGTGGTGCAGCTCCTGGAGCAGGGCCTGCCGTTCACGAACGAGAACCTCGAAAAAACCTACGTGGCCCGCCGCCGCGCCTCCTGGCTGGAGGCCGAAGCCAAGCAGGCCCGCCGCTCCCGCGAGGCCTTTGCCTCGGGCTTCATTCCGGGCGTCGTCGGCATGGCGATTTCCGGCCTGACCAAGGGCGCGCTGTGCTGGCCGGCCGACTCGGAACCGGTCCACAAGCGCATCCCGTCCATCGAGGAATACTACCGGGGCCGCATCTCCTGCGAGGAGATCGCGCGCATCCGCAAGGACTGCACCGCCAAGGGCCTGGCCCTGCACGACGCGCTCATGGACCGCGTGGGCTGGCCGGCCATCGAATACGACGGCAAGCTGCTCATCTCCCACCAGGACGCGCTGCTTATCGGCGGCAAGGTGCAGGCCGCGCCGGGCTACGCCGACCACGTCACCTTCGAGGACCACGACACCTGCCGGGCCTGCTGCGAAAAGACCTGCATCGAAGCCTGCTCCGGCCAGGCCATCACCACCAACCCCGACGACGGCGTGCCGCTTTTCGACCGCGAAAAATGCCTGCACTGCGGCGCGTGCCTGTGGAACTGCTCCAAGCCGTCCAAGATCGACCCCGAGCGCACCAACGTCCGCTTCACCGCCGGCGCCGGCGGTCTGCACTCTGCGGAGAACTAA
- a CDS encoding electron transfer flavoprotein subunit beta/FixA family protein, translating into MFHIVVCGGIVPDPLQTLEPVKGPAGWGLKNELMLPSVLDPWASHALYEAANLAKTVAGSKVWLVSLGPKAKLQQLMMTVAQKAPFELVVADGPASGFTDSFEVAEALHAVIAGIAGLDASKLLLFGGWQSASRGSGSTLQILGEKLGIADHFQGVDKLTVGADGSLEIMERIEGGAYQISTCSGAPAVLGWATGELPEPPNNPQVGMANMRLVMPALQKAKPAAVKADAIDYQSVTLPAQKRETRVVKDTPVDVIAQEIVDWLKN; encoded by the coding sequence ATGTTTCATATCGTCGTATGCGGCGGCATCGTGCCTGATCCGCTGCAGACGCTGGAGCCGGTCAAGGGACCGGCCGGCTGGGGACTCAAAAACGAACTCATGCTGCCTTCGGTGCTGGACCCCTGGGCCTCCCACGCCCTGTACGAGGCGGCCAATCTGGCCAAGACCGTTGCCGGCAGCAAGGTCTGGCTGGTGTCGCTGGGCCCCAAGGCCAAGCTGCAGCAGCTCATGATGACCGTGGCTCAGAAGGCTCCCTTCGAGCTGGTGGTGGCCGACGGCCCGGCCAGCGGATTCACCGACTCCTTTGAGGTGGCCGAGGCCCTGCACGCCGTCATTGCCGGCATTGCCGGCCTGGACGCCTCCAAGCTGCTGCTGTTCGGCGGCTGGCAGTCGGCCTCGCGCGGCTCGGGCTCCACGCTCCAGATCCTGGGCGAAAAGCTCGGCATCGCCGACCATTTCCAGGGCGTGGACAAGCTCACCGTGGGCGCCGACGGCAGCCTGGAGATCATGGAACGCATCGAAGGCGGCGCGTACCAGATTTCCACCTGCTCCGGCGCGCCGGCCGTGCTCGGCTGGGCCACGGGCGAATTGCCCGAGCCGCCCAACAATCCCCAAGTGGGCATGGCCAACATGCGCCTTGTCATGCCGGCCCTGCAAAAGGCCAAGCCGGCCGCCGTCAAGGCCGACGCCATCGACTACCAGTCCGTGACCCTGCCGGCCCAGAAGCGCGAAACCCGCGTGGTCAAGGACACCCCCGTCGACGTCATCGCCCAGGAAATCGTCGACTGGCTGAAAAACTAA
- a CDS encoding electron transfer flavoprotein subunit alpha/FixB family protein translates to METILFISPVAADGSLPKASLEALTAAKTLAEGLGAPLAVGLFGADVAPAAAAVAACGQVYAVTGEAFAPARYATDAAAMEALAKAAGATIIVAADDSRVSRALPGVAARLGGRIDAHVTAVAAKDGQPVATRGFYRQRMTAELTRTARPWCLTVSAGCYAAYDGAPGQAAVTAVDAPVTPAMTRTAVKAIVAPSADEQTIRPDAATLFVAGAGWTKKQADGAPHTAEASALILGFLGASKASLGSSKSLVDMGGDGEAVLPFLTHLHQVGQTGSTPRHQKGLATCCHGEEPHVVGWRFITERRAVNLDAACGWAQGKADVLYVADAFAVMKKVNELLG, encoded by the coding sequence ATGGAAACCATTCTCTTCATCTCGCCCGTGGCTGCTGACGGCTCGCTGCCCAAAGCCTCCCTGGAAGCCCTGACCGCCGCCAAGACCCTGGCCGAAGGCCTGGGCGCGCCCCTGGCCGTGGGCCTTTTCGGGGCCGACGTCGCCCCGGCCGCCGCTGCCGTGGCCGCCTGCGGCCAGGTTTACGCCGTCACCGGCGAAGCCTTTGCCCCGGCCCGCTACGCCACCGACGCCGCCGCCATGGAAGCCCTGGCCAAGGCCGCCGGCGCGACCATCATCGTGGCCGCCGACGACTCCCGGGTCTCCCGCGCCCTGCCGGGCGTGGCCGCTCGCCTGGGCGGACGCATCGACGCCCACGTCACGGCCGTGGCCGCCAAGGACGGTCAGCCCGTGGCCACGCGGGGCTTTTATCGCCAGCGCATGACCGCCGAGCTGACCCGCACGGCCCGGCCCTGGTGCCTCACCGTCTCGGCCGGCTGCTACGCCGCCTATGACGGCGCGCCCGGCCAGGCCGCCGTCACCGCCGTGGACGCCCCCGTCACCCCGGCCATGACCCGCACGGCGGTCAAAGCCATCGTCGCCCCCTCGGCTGACGAGCAGACCATCCGCCCCGACGCCGCCACGCTGTTCGTGGCCGGCGCGGGCTGGACCAAGAAGCAGGCCGACGGCGCGCCCCACACCGCCGAAGCCAGCGCGCTGATCCTCGGGTTTTTGGGCGCTTCCAAGGCGTCCCTTGGCAGCAGCAAGTCGCTGGTGGACATGGGCGGCGACGGCGAGGCCGTGCTGCCGTTCCTCACCCACCTGCATCAGGTCGGCCAGACCGGCTCCACCCCGCGCCACCAGAAGGGCTTGGCCACTTGTTGTCACGGCGAGGAGCCGCATGTCGTGGGCTGGCGCTTCATCACCGAACGCCGGGCCGTCAACCTCGACGCCGCCTGCGGCTGGGCCCAGGGCAAGGCCGACGTGCTCTATGTGGCCGACGCCTTCGCCGTCATGAAGAAAGTCAACGAACTACTCGGTTAA
- a CDS encoding type II toxin-antitoxin system RelB family antitoxin, translating to MLTVRLPEALEARLNTLAEATKRPKSFYVREALERSLEDMEDVYLAEAALERFRASGEPAVPLAELERRLGLDD from the coding sequence ATGCTGACTGTCCGACTCCCCGAAGCGCTGGAGGCCCGGCTCAATACCCTGGCCGAGGCGACCAAGCGCCCCAAAAGCTTCTATGTCCGCGAAGCGCTTGAGCGAAGCCTTGAGGATATGGAAGACGTATATCTGGCGGAAGCGGCCCTGGAGCGGTTTCGGGCCAGCGGCGAGCCGGCCGTGCCGTTAGCGGAGCTGGAGCGTCGCCTTGGCCTGGACGATTGA
- a CDS encoding type II toxin-antitoxin system RelE family toxin, with the protein MAWTIDFTPEAAKALSRLGAQAQTRIVRFLRERVAPADNPRALGEPLKGSRFSGLWRFRAGDYRILCDIEDERIRILVVLLGHRREIYK; encoded by the coding sequence TTGGCCTGGACGATTGATTTCACGCCCGAGGCGGCCAAGGCGTTGTCGCGTCTGGGAGCGCAAGCCCAAACGCGCATCGTCCGGTTTTTGCGCGAACGGGTCGCGCCGGCCGACAATCCCCGCGCCCTGGGCGAACCCCTCAAGGGCTCCCGATTCTCGGGCCTGTGGCGTTTCCGCGCCGGGGACTACCGGATTTTGTGCGACATCGAGGACGAGCGTATCCGTATTCTCGTCGTTCTTCTCGGCCACCGCCGCGAGATTTATAAATAA
- the asnB gene encoding asparagine synthase (glutamine-hydrolyzing): MCGICGFLTNQGGPETLGQVLGAMNGTLAHRGPDGEGIHLDVFAQGGGAGLAHRRLAIIDLVTGDQPLFNEDRILAIVFNGEIYNFQELRQELEAKGHVFASRSDTEVIVHLYEELGPACAAKLRGMFALAIWDAPRRELFLARDSFGKKPLYYAAVPGGLAFGSEPKAVLAHPAVARRLDPEAVAHYLTLQHVPEPSSGFVGVASLPAGHTLLWRGGRPHIERFFRLDYQPKLTGSVDDLAAELRSRVTEAVRLRLVADVPLGAHLSGGVDSAIVTAVMAGLTDQPVRTFSIGFAEEAFSETPKARAVAERFATRHTEFVVGFDEARAAMEAVVAATDMPFADPSALASWHLCRLTRQHVTVALNGDGGDEMFAGYQRYWLDPLADAYARLPHAVTRRLVPWLAGLLPAKGDVPVEADWRAGLKRLAQATAIPRAASLVRWGSYFSPADRLALLRPEFAKAAGPADSVALYVYTAAASKADAPLDASLFADANIYLPGDLLVKADRMAMASGLEGRSPLLDSELAVFAAHLPTRLKLKGLTGKYLLRRAFADLLPPGIANQSKRGFGLPVAGWFRGPLKSFAHDLLIGGKVCREIVRPEAVEALLTAHAAGQADHGKRLFALVMLELWLRRFF; encoded by the coding sequence ATGTGCGGCATTTGCGGGTTTCTCACCAACCAGGGCGGCCCGGAAACCCTTGGCCAGGTGCTGGGGGCCATGAACGGGACTCTGGCCCATCGCGGGCCGGACGGGGAGGGCATCCATCTCGACGTCTTTGCCCAGGGCGGCGGCGCGGGCCTGGCCCATCGCCGGTTGGCCATCATCGACCTCGTCACCGGCGACCAGCCGCTTTTCAACGAAGACCGCATCTTGGCCATCGTCTTTAACGGCGAAATCTACAATTTCCAGGAGCTGCGCCAGGAACTCGAAGCCAAGGGCCACGTGTTCGCCAGCCGCAGCGACACCGAAGTCATCGTCCACCTGTACGAAGAGCTTGGCCCGGCCTGCGCCGCGAAGCTTCGCGGCATGTTCGCCCTGGCCATCTGGGACGCGCCGCGCCGGGAACTGTTTCTGGCCCGCGATTCCTTTGGCAAAAAGCCGCTCTATTACGCCGCCGTGCCCGGCGGCCTGGCGTTCGGATCGGAACCCAAGGCCGTGCTGGCCCATCCCGCCGTGGCCCGACGCCTCGACCCCGAGGCCGTGGCCCACTACCTGACCCTGCAGCACGTGCCCGAGCCGTCAAGCGGCTTTGTGGGCGTGGCCAGTCTGCCGGCCGGCCATACCCTGCTGTGGCGTGGCGGCCGGCCGCACATCGAGCGGTTTTTTCGCCTGGACTACCAGCCCAAGCTTACCGGCTCCGTGGACGATCTGGCCGCCGAGCTGCGCAGCCGCGTCACCGAGGCCGTACGGCTGCGGCTGGTCGCCGACGTGCCCTTGGGGGCGCATCTGTCCGGCGGCGTGGACTCGGCCATCGTCACCGCCGTCATGGCCGGCCTCACCGACCAGCCCGTGCGCACCTTTTCCATCGGTTTCGCCGAGGAAGCCTTCAGCGAGACGCCCAAGGCCCGGGCCGTGGCCGAACGCTTCGCCACGCGCCACACCGAATTCGTGGTCGGCTTCGACGAGGCGCGAGCGGCCATGGAAGCCGTGGTCGCGGCCACGGACATGCCCTTTGCCGATCCCTCGGCCCTGGCCTCCTGGCATCTCTGTCGCCTCACGCGCCAGCACGTCACCGTGGCCCTCAACGGCGACGGCGGCGACGAAATGTTCGCCGGCTACCAGCGCTACTGGCTCGATCCCCTGGCCGACGCCTATGCCAGACTGCCCCATGCCGTCACCCGCCGACTGGTCCCCTGGCTGGCCGGGCTGTTGCCGGCCAAGGGCGACGTGCCCGTGGAGGCCGACTGGCGCGCCGGCCTCAAGCGCTTGGCCCAGGCCACGGCCATCCCGCGCGCCGCCAGCCTCGTGCGCTGGGGGTCCTATTTCTCCCCGGCCGACCGGCTGGCGCTTTTGCGCCCGGAATTCGCCAAGGCCGCCGGCCCGGCCGATTCCGTGGCGCTTTACGTCTACACCGCCGCCGCGTCCAAGGCCGATGCGCCGCTGGACGCCTCGCTTTTTGCCGACGCCAACATCTACCTGCCCGGCGATCTGCTGGTCAAAGCCGACCGCATGGCCATGGCGAGCGGCCTGGAAGGCCGCTCGCCGCTGCTCGACAGCGAACTGGCCGTCTTCGCCGCCCATCTGCCCACGCGCCTGAAGCTCAAGGGGCTGACCGGCAAATACCTGCTGCGCCGCGCCTTCGCCGACTTGCTGCCGCCCGGCATCGCCAATCAATCCAAGCGCGGCTTCGGCCTGCCCGTGGCCGGCTGGTTCCGGGGGCCGCTGAAGTCCTTTGCCCACGATCTGCTCATCGGCGGCAAGGTCTGCCGGGAAATCGTCCGCCCCGAGGCCGTGGAAGCGCTGCTCACGGCCCACGCCGCCGGCCAGGCCGACCACGGCAAACGCCTCTTCGCCCTGGTCATGCTGGAACTGTGGCTGCGCCGGTTTTTTTAG
- a CDS encoding glycosyltransferase family 4 protein has translation MTLPVNGLPPIESFEEGRAREGNPFFQKGFPSRRFSFLLLNYEYPPIGGGAGNATANMARELAGLGHRVRVVTAAFGSLPRRQVVDGYELVRLPVVRRHADHCSPLEMLTFLVSAGVALPLLQRDFRANACIAFFGIPCGPAAWLLKQLRGVPYIVSLRGGDVPGFLPYNLAGYHKVTGPLIRFLWRGAAHVVANSQGLAALARQSAGQTPIRMIPNGVDTARFTPAENREAGGPVQLVFVGRVVHQKGLDVLLTALARLPAEAEYELTIVGDGPLRGALTEQAASLGVLPRLRFAGWAGREAMPELLRRADLFVFPSRDEGMPNAVLEAMAAGLPVIATRISGNEEVVADGETGLLVPPDDPDALAVALADLLTDAALRRRLGAAGRERVCREYSWRSVAERYAALCEPDASKA, from the coding sequence ATGACCCTACCTGTGAACGGTCTCCCCCCCATTGAAAGTTTTGAGGAAGGGAGAGCGCGAGAGGGAAACCCTTTTTTCCAAAAAGGGTTTCCCTCTCGCAGGTTTTCTTTTTTACTCCTCAACTACGAATATCCGCCCATAGGCGGCGGGGCGGGCAACGCCACGGCCAACATGGCCCGGGAGCTGGCCGGGCTGGGGCATCGGGTGCGGGTGGTCACGGCCGCGTTTGGCAGCCTGCCCCGGCGGCAGGTCGTGGACGGCTACGAACTGGTGCGGCTGCCGGTCGTGCGCCGTCATGCCGACCATTGTTCGCCCTTGGAGATGTTGACCTTTCTGGTGAGCGCCGGGGTGGCCTTGCCGCTGCTGCAGCGGGATTTTCGGGCCAACGCCTGCATCGCCTTTTTCGGCATCCCTTGCGGCCCGGCCGCCTGGCTTTTGAAGCAGCTTCGTGGCGTGCCGTACATCGTGTCGCTGCGCGGCGGCGACGTGCCGGGTTTTCTACCCTACAATCTGGCCGGCTACCACAAGGTCACCGGTCCGCTTATCCGCTTTTTGTGGCGCGGGGCCGCCCATGTGGTGGCCAACAGCCAAGGCTTGGCCGCCCTGGCCCGGCAAAGCGCCGGGCAAACGCCCATCCGCATGATCCCCAACGGCGTGGACACGGCGCGCTTCACCCCGGCCGAGAATCGGGAAGCGGGCGGCCCGGTCCAGCTCGTTTTTGTCGGGCGGGTGGTCCATCAAAAGGGCCTGGATGTGCTGCTTACGGCTCTGGCCCGGCTTCCGGCCGAGGCCGAGTATGAGCTGACCATTGTCGGCGACGGTCCGCTTCGCGGCGCGCTCACCGAACAGGCGGCGAGTCTGGGCGTGTTGCCGCGCCTGCGTTTCGCCGGCTGGGCCGGGCGCGAGGCCATGCCGGAACTGCTGCGCCGGGCCGATCTGTTCGTTTTCCCCTCGCGCGATGAAGGCATGCCCAACGCCGTGCTGGAAGCCATGGCCGCCGGCCTGCCCGTTATCGCCACGCGCATTTCGGGCAACGAGGAAGTGGTGGCCGACGGTGAGACCGGCCTGCTCGTGCCGCCGGACGATCCCGACGCCCTGGCCGTGGCCTTGGCGGACTTACTTACCGACGCAGCCCTGCGTCGGCGGCTGGGCGCGGCCGGCCGGGAGCGCGTGTGCCGGGAATATTCCTGGCGGTCCGTGGCCGAGCGCTACGCCGCGCTGTGCGAGCCGGACGCCTCGAAAGCCTGA
- a CDS encoding class I SAM-dependent methyltransferase — translation MHFDSLEYVTLRVLRRFFFTEKRLATWGPRLPYYRVNQGVTDPVAVARAYAEDLARLGLAIPGKRIVEIGCGATNGVGYALAGLGAASVVCQEPYARHDVGLDAKHLQHQVLAHPQVQFHTVVRTVALDDIPDASVDVVLSNSVLEHVRDLPALCGELARILAPGGVMLHRVDYRDHFFKYPFHFLLFSQKVWNRFLDPGDLPRWRYDDHAAALARVGFDVSVLDYARDEDAFAAVADRLHPDFADRDPAVLSIVTATLVCLRRPGEALPPLDPSAGGPEAPRTPPYGVAR, via the coding sequence TTGCATTTTGACAGCCTCGAATACGTGACCCTGCGCGTTTTGCGCCGGTTTTTCTTTACGGAAAAGCGTCTGGCCACCTGGGGGCCGCGTCTGCCGTACTATCGCGTAAACCAGGGCGTCACCGACCCGGTGGCCGTGGCCCGGGCCTACGCCGAGGACCTGGCCCGGTTGGGCCTGGCCATCCCGGGCAAGCGAATCGTCGAGATCGGCTGCGGCGCGACCAACGGCGTGGGCTATGCCCTGGCCGGCCTGGGTGCGGCCTCGGTGGTCTGCCAGGAGCCCTACGCCCGCCACGACGTCGGTCTGGACGCCAAACACCTGCAACACCAAGTCCTGGCTCATCCCCAGGTGCAATTCCACACCGTGGTTCGCACCGTCGCCCTGGACGACATCCCCGACGCTTCCGTGGACGTGGTCCTGTCCAACTCGGTCCTGGAACATGTCCGGGACTTGCCGGCCCTTTGTGGCGAACTGGCCCGGATCCTGGCTCCGGGCGGCGTCATGCTCCACCGGGTCGATTACCGCGACCACTTTTTCAAATATCCTTTCCATTTCCTCCTTTTCTCCCAAAAGGTCTGGAACCGGTTCCTCGATCCCGGCGATCTGCCGCGCTGGCGCTACGACGACCACGCCGCCGCCCTGGCCCGGGTCGGCTTCGATGTCTCGGTGCTCGACTACGCCCGCGACGAGGATGCCTTCGCCGCCGTGGCCGATCGCCTGCACCCCGATTTCGCCGACCGCGACCCGGCCGTGCTCAGTATTGTGACAGCGACGCTGGTTTGCCTCCGGCGGCCAGGGGAGGCGCTGCCTCCCCTGGACCCCTCCGCCGGGGGGCCTGAGGCCCCCCGGACCCCCCCGTACGGGGTAGCCCGATGA